The Alkalihalophilus pseudofirmus nucleotide sequence AAGAGCATTTAACACGTTGTGATTCCCATAGCCAGGAATAGTAAATGTTCCGTATAAATTATTACGAACATACACATCAAATTTCGTTCCTTTGTCCGTCACTTCTACACTTCTTGCTTGGAAATCATTCTGCTCGCTAAATCCGTAAAATACAACAGGTACATTCGCATGAATCCCTTGTAAATATTGATCATCACCACAGGCTACGATTGCTTTTTTAACTTGCATTGCCATTTCACTGAATGCTTCAAACACATCATCAACGTCTTTAAAATAATCAGGGTGATCAAAATCAATATTCGTCATGATACAGTAATCAGGTTTGTAGTTAAGGAAGTGTCTGCGGTACTCACAGGCTTCAAATACGAAATACTTTGAGTCTTCCTCCCCTTTACCTGTTCCATCACCGATAAGGTACGATGTTGGGAAGGCTGAACCTAACACATGAGATAACAGCCCTGTTGTTGATGTTTTGCCGTGGCAGCCAGTAACAGCCACGCTCGTAAACTGTTGAATAAAGTCCCCCAAAAAGTGTGGATACTGATCAACAGGAATACCGATTTCCTTAGCACGAGCAACTTCCTCGTGGTCTTCCCCGTAAGCTGCTGAAACGATAACATGCTGATCTTCTTCGATATTATCTCTGTTAAATTCTAATAAAGAGATGCCTTTTTGTTCTAACGGGCGCTGAGTAAAAAATTGTTTCGCAACGTCAGATCCTTGCACGTTCTTCTTCATATCATGGAGAATTTGTGCTAATGCACTCATCCCCGATCCTTTAATTCCAATAAAATGATATTTAGTCATAGTTGGACCTCCAAATTCCTCATGGTTTCAAACCGCGTCCAAGTCATGTGTAAGTGTTGGGTTTATGTAAATCCTTTTCACCTTTTACGATTCACGTTATGATTATAGCAGAAATACGAGCAATCACCAATTCGACTTGTTCCGCAGCACGAATTCCTCATTTTTGACGAGTACTTAAATCATTACCAATTGTTAAAACCATGATTTATTCCTAAAAAAAAGTGACCCACTCAATTAGCGGGTCACCTAACCGTTAATCGACAAGTTCTAATCTAGGATTGTCGCGATAGCGCCTGCCGGCTTTCGCTTCATGTTCCCCATTTAGCAAGACATTGTCTCCTGTAAAACCAATGTGTATCTTAAGCAAACTTCCTCCGACCCCGTAAATATCAATAGGTACACCTTGCTCTTCATAGGACTCAATTCGCTCTGCATTAAATCCTCCGGTGGCTACAATTTTCACGTGGTTAAACCCTTCTTTATCTAACGCTTCCCGAAGAGCAAATAATAGAACTGGATTAGCTCCGCGCGGGTCAAATGCCCCCATCACCTCAGGGTTTCTACAGAAATACTGGTCGACCATCGTCCTAGATGTATCAACTCTGACTCCCTTTAATTCTTCTCCAAACTCCCTTGCTACCTTTAGGGAATCTGTTATCACGTCATTATTATAATCAACTAAAGCCATTAATTCATCTTCTGGGAATTCTGCTTTATATGCTTTAGTCGCCTCAACTACATCGCCTCTGAACAGTTGAATAAGAGCGTGAGGCATAGTCCCCATTCCTTGTTTACCCCACCACTCATTCATCGCATGAGTCGCCTGAGCTTTTGATCCGCCGATATAAGCTGCATAGCCGTCACCCGACTGCTGGGTAAAATGATCGTCTCGATCTCCCATAAAAATGACTGGCTTTTGAACACCTGATTTTCTCGCTGCTTTTACGACATTATATACATTAGTTGCTACAGATGTTCTTCTAGCAAAAATCCCATCAATTATACCTTCTAAATAACCGAAGTTTTGATAAGGGCCTTTGATTGTTAAGACCGTTTCAAACGGCTTAATTTTATCTCCGTCCTTTAAAGAGCGGATTTCAAGTTCATCTGCATTTTTAGCAAATGTTTTAATTAGTGCAATGACCTCATCAGTCCCGCAAAGAATAGCATGTTCTTTTTGGAAAAACTGCATCGTTACAATATTGTCTGAATGATATTTTTCTACTATCTCTCTCGTTTTCAAAAAATAAACCGCAGAAAACCAGCCTTCATGAATGCGTTCATCAAATTTAAACGTTTGATTTGTTAAACGTTTAATTTCACCTTGCATCTTCAATTCAATTTCTTTCATAGCCCCTTATACTCCTTGTACCCAACTATAGTTATCTTCTCTCTCTATCTAGCTATCTCGTTCTAGCTTATATCGTTCTAGCCGCATTTTACTAGCATCGAAACTCTTATCGTACTTATCATATATAACCTTTAGGATGAATACAAGGTTAAGCAAGGATTTATCTTACCTGTTTGGGTATAACCTCTCTTCTAGCTCGATTTCGTCAACAAGAATATGTCTTGGCTTGCTGCCCATTGCTTCACTAATGACACCCATATCTTCCATCATATCTATTAATCTAGCCGCTCTATTATACCCTACTCTAAATCTTCGTTGTAAGCTTGAAGCAGAAGCTCCGCCTTGCTGAATCACAAAATAACAAGCTTCTTCTAGCAGGTCATCATCTTGTTCTGCGCTGCTTTGCATTTTTTTCAGCTGTTCTGGCGCAAAAAGATACTCTGGCTCTCTTTGTTTTTTCACAAAGGCTAATACATCTTCTATTTCTTCATCAGAGACAAATGTACCTTGAACCCGTACAGGCTTTGGAGCCCCGTTTTCATGGAATAACATATCTCCTCTTCCTAATAAACGCTCAGCCCCGCTCATATCTAAAATCGTTCTTGAATCTGTTTGTGAAGAGACAGAGAACGCAATACGAGTAGGAATATTTGCTTTTATCAGCCCCGTAATGACATCTACTGACGGACGTTGTGTCGCTAATAATAAGTGAATCCCGCAAGCTCTTGCTTTTTGAGCAATTCGGCAAATGGAATCTTCTACATCTTGCGGTGAAACCATCATTAAATCGGCAAGCTCATCAATAACCACGATCATATAAGGAAGAGCTGGCTTGTCCTTTGACTCCGAATAAAGTTCATTATAACGAGTGACGTCTCTAACTCCTTGCTGGCTGAACAACTCATAACGTCTTTCCATTTCCCCTACTACCCATTTTAAAGCAGCTGTCGCTTGTTTTGCATCCGTGATCACTGGCGTGACAAGATGAGGTAATTTATTATACGGAGCTAGTTCAACCATTTTTGGATCAATTAATAATAATTTCACCTCATCTGGATTCGCTTTATAAAGCAAGCTGATTAAAACAGAGTTAATACAGACACTTTTTCCTGAACCTGTAGCCCCAGCAACAAGTCCATGAGGCATTTTACGAAGGTCTGTCACAATTGGCTGCCCTGAGATATCCAATCCAAGCGCGACTGTAAGAGGTGACTCCGGCTTGATGAAGACATCCCGGCGTAAAATTTCTCTTAAGAAGACTGGTTTTGATACTTTATTAGGCACTTCAATTCCAATCGTGTTCTTCCCCGGAATAGGGGCTTCAATTCGAATATCTTTTGCTGCTAAAGCCAGCTTCATATCATCTGTTAAACTTGTTACTTTATTTACTTTGACTCCACGCGCAGGTTGAATTTCATACCTTGTTACAGATGGTCCTTTTGTGACATTAACAACCTTTGCATCTACGTTGAAGCTTAGTAGAGTTTCTTCAAGAATTTCTGCTTGTTCTTGTAACCATTCACTATCCTGCTCCTCTTGATGCTGAGGGTATTTTAACAGCTGGATACTCGGATGATTATATTCACTTTGCACTGTAACTTGCTGCGGCTGGACTTTTTTAGGCTTTTTATCCTGAGGAAGCATCATGACATTAAACGGAATGCTCTCTTTTGGTTTACTCCGAGCAGCTGCTTGATTGCTCTTAACCTCTGTCTTCTCTTCTACGACAACTTCTTCATCTAGGCTGTCCTGAATACTTTCCCCAGTTTGGATAGTTTCGATCTGGTTAGGGACATTTTCGTAACTTACTTCATTTTGTTCTACTGGCTCTGTGACTTGGGATGACGAAATTACTTCGTCCGCGGTTTCTGTTTTAAATGCCTCTGCTTCGTCATCCTTATCTTCCTCTATCGTTTCAACAACAGATGCTGGTTCAACAGTTTCCTGAAACGGGCTCCCTACTGGTTTCTCTTCAATGTGTGGTAAGTCCTCTTTGAAATCAGTGGCTGTTTTTTGAACATCAGATGGATCTGATTGAAGATTATGTTCAGGTATTTGTTCATCTAAGGGTTCATTTACTGTTTGGGTTATTGCTTCATTTACTGTTTCAGCATCGTCATCCTCTATAGAAAGAAGGTCATTTCTTACGTGGACATCGACTTTGTCAGGTATAGAATCAAGTATAGTTGACTTTTCAGTAGCAGAATCATCTTGTGGTGTTGATTCAGAGGACTTTTCTGCAATTTGATCTAGTACAGTTGCTGCAACTTGACTATTCCTCAGGTTCTCAGCTTTTAGAAATACTTCGAGCTGTTTTTCCATCGTTACACTTGGACGTTTTGGCTCAATGACTTTCCCGTATCCAGGAAGAGAAGATAATAAAGATTCATCTTCAAGCATGTTTTTCTTTCTTTCTTTAAATCCATACACTGGAGATGGTATAGAAGTGGGTTTGAACTCCTTCTTTGATTGAGGAAAACTGGGAGTATAACCTTGAGTATTCCCCTGAGAATTTCCTTGGGTTCGCTCCATTGCTTTTTCTTCAATTTTCTTATCTACTTTTATTTGTGACGGCTGATGTCTCTCTTGGCTTACTCGTTCTGTTCTTCTGGTACGTTTATTTTCAGGCTGTTCTTGTTCTGCCTGTCTAAATGTCTTTCTAGGACTGTGTTCAGTATCACTTACTGAACGTTCTCGCTCTTGATTCTCATCTTCTATAAGAGGAAAACGAAATTTACCAGGCTTAGGATATTGGTAGACCATCCGTGGTTCACTTTCGCGCTGCCCGCTTTCTATGTAGCCAAAAGACCTCTTACTGTTTTGGGCTGCTTGGGATGGATGATCCTCTGTGGTTTGTTTGTCACTTTTAATAGAAGTATTATCCGTTTCTTCCCCGCCAGATAAAGCCCCTTGGATCTTTTTAATCCATTGCTTTAATGTATCCATACTCCTCACTCACTCTCTTTCTAATGTTTCACCATTTTAATGACTATTTAACTGACTATCATTCGTTCTAAAATAGCCATTTCATATATGAGTAGAAAAAACCACTAGTTAGCTCTAGTGGTTCTGTTTATTCGAATCAGCCGATCACAGAGAAAGGCAGATCCGGCTTCATATGGCTTCATCAGCTTTTAACATATTACTACCTTATTGTACCATAATCATTCTTTTGGTGATTGTGGCTGCTTTGGTTTTTTCTGAGCTAGAATGAAAGTAGGTTCTAGTTCTCCGTCCTCATACATGAAAGGCAGCGCGGTTACCGGCACTCTTCCTTCTCCAAAAAACTGAAGAGCGATCTGCGCGAGTACATCATACCCGCTGTCATTTTGAATGTCTGCCATAATTAAAACATCTTGGTGAGGAATTGCAACGGCCAATTGACCTGTCACTTTTTTCGCCATTTTCTCTAGTAGTGATGGATCAAGAACTCGGCTTGCATCGTACCCATCCTTTGCACGTAAGAAATAGAAGGTATTTCCTGCAACCACATCTTCTTTCATTGGCTGTGGCAGCGACCGAAGATTGAAACGTGACATTTCTCTTATTTTTTCAGCCGTCAGACCTGACTCACGTACCATTTCCTCATCAATCAATGTATAGGCTTCTCCTAGATCTATAGCATAATAGACACGAGTCTCTGCTGTATGTTCTTCAAACAGTAACGAGATACCTTCTTTAGTCTCATCATGGAAGGAAGTTGACCTGATAACAGGGAATATTTTATTTTCATTCCCTTTCAGAGAAGGTCGTTTATCCATCGTTGCAAGGCCCACTTCAATATAGCGGATCACCTCATCAATAGAAGCATACTCTTCTCTTTCCCATTTTGCTAATAAAGGCTTTAAAGAAAGGGTTACTCCTTTATTCGTCTTACTCTTTGTAATACGTAAAGTTGACTCTTTATGATTGTATGTGATGCTGCGATCATCACGTTTTAATTTTTCTTCTACCATTTTTCTAAATTCACGAAGTTCCATTGCATACACTCTCCTTCATACCTTACAGTGTACCATTTCTAAGAATGGCTATCCAATGATTGAAATACGAGACGGATATAAAAAAGGAGTATCCACATCACATGATGCGGATACTCCCTGCCGATTAATAGCTGTTAGCTTCTGCTCTAGTTAAGAACTCAATAATTTCTTCTTCTGTTTTTCGATCCTTGCTTACAAAACGATCTACTTCTTTTCCATTTGAAAAGGCTAAGAAACTTGGAATGCCCATCACCATGTGTTCTTGACATAGATCAATAAACTCATCACGGTCTACATAGTAAAAAGAAAACGAAGGGAAGTCCGCTTCAATTCTAGGTAAAATAGGTTCGATCACCCGGCAGTCAGGACACCAGTCTGCTGAAAACATAAAAACGACCGTTTCGTTTTCAACCAGCTTGTTAAATTGTTCTACATTTGTTAATTTTTCCATAGGTCTCATTCCCCTTTATGATTGTTCTATCTTCATCTCTCCCATTTTAATATATCCTGCCTTTCGCATCCATTCTGAAATCCCCAAACTAATTAAAGCAGGTAAAATAAAATATAGAAGCACAACTGACAAAGCCGTTTGATAGCTGAACCCCATATCGGTAAATGTCATAATCGGCCCTACTAATCCGCTTGTTCCCATTCCAGCTCCAGCTGGATTATTCGTTAGCCCAAACATCGTAGTAGCGAACGGTGCTAAGATGGCCCCTGCTACCGTTGGAGGAATAAGAATGAGAGGATGTCTAACGATATTGGCTATTTGGAGCATCGAGGTTCCTAGACCCAACGCAATTAATCCAGACCAGCGATTTTCCCTGTAGCTGCTCACCGCAAAGCCGACCATTTGAGCTGCACACCCTACTGTCGCGGCACCTGCAGCGATTCCTTCTAACCCAAGCATGATAGCGAGTGCTGCACTTGAAATAGGTGCTGTGAGCGCAAGCCCCATCAAGGTGGCAATAATGATCCCCATTAAAATCGGCTGTTGTTCTGTGGCCCACATAATCAAACTGCCAAGCTGTGTCATCCCTGCATCGATCCCAGGGCCAATCAGACTAGCTATCGTAAAACCAGACAAAATCGTCACTAGCGGAGTGATAATAATATCTATTTTTGTCTCTCCTGACACCATTTTTCCGAGTTCAGTAGCGATCACTGCAGCAACAAAACTTCCAGCTGGTCCCCCTAGCTGGAAACCAGCCGCGCCGCTGATTAGAGCAGCAAATAATACAAGCCGCGGAGCACCTAACCCATAGGCTACAGCTGCACCAATGGCAGGGCCGGTAAGACTCATAGCAAGCGCTCCAATTTCAATTAAAAATTCTAATCCAGTTTGCTCACCCACTGTACGAATAATCAAACCTATAATTAATGAAGCGAACAGCCCTAAGGCCATATGACTTAATCCTGTAATGACATAGGTTTTCCAATGTAATTCAATGCCTTTTCTTTTTAAGAAATTCTGCATGCCCTCTCCTACTCTCTCATAACATTTAAATCATTTCTTTCCTATCATAACCGCAACCTTTACATGTGACAAGACAGATCAACAATGAATCTTGTCCTATTATTCGTCTCCAAAGAGTTCTTGCTTTATAATAGAAAGGGAAAAAATAGTAAAGGAGAGATCATTGTGGAACTAAACGTATATTTAGCAGGAGAAATTCATAGTGCATGGAGACAAGACCTGAAAGAGGCTGCAAAAAACCGAAATCTTCCTCTTCATTTCACAGGGCCGATGGAAAATCATGACCGTTCTGACGATATTGGAGAAGAAATCTTGGGCAAAATGCCTACTAGCATCCTAAAAGATGAAGCTGCATCCAGTATTAATAATTTGCGTACTCAAATTCTTCTTCAAAAAGCCGATGTCGTTATCGCCTTATTCGGAGAGACGTACAAACAATGGAACAGTGCCATGGATGCGGCTACAGCCATTGCCTTGCAAAAACCATTAATCCTCATTCGACCAGAAAAGCTGCATCATCCGCTTAAAGAATTAGCAAATAAAGCACAAGTTGTCGTTGAGACTCCTGAACAAGCGATCCAAGCTCTCTCTTATGTGTTTGAAGAAGAATAAATGAATGAAATCTATTGAAAGCATAAAAAAGCATTAGGTCCATTTATCAAGGACACTAATGCTTTTTTTCTATTAATGGCTGTATGAAGGTCTGTCAAATTGATATTGACCGTAAAGCAGCCGTACAATGTGGCTAAACATTTCCTTACGAGTCAGCATACCGGAAGTAAAGACTCCAACTGCACCTTCTTTGTGGCGGATATGAGGATCTTGCATGAGCTCACTCATAATCACACCAAGCTCATAACCTTCTTTTAATTTTCGCTCAACATTAGAAGGCAATGGAATTTTGGCCCCACTGGCGATCCAAACTCCCCCCAAATGATCCGTTAATGCTCCCCAATTACATAGCATGATCCCATTAGGGGTTTCACAAACCCCTCCTTCAAGTCCAACAGCTATTTTTGAGCCTGCTTCACTTAAGGCAAATTTCGCTCGATTAATGGCACCCTCCAAGGTTTCTTCTTCAGAGAAAGGTTGAGCTGACACACCCGACGGGGCATCAATACTAATGAACTCCAGTGGCTCACGAATAAGTGTATCCATTACAGCATGCACTTTGGCAGGATTTTTTGTGCCTATTGCTAGCTTCATTTTTTCCGCTGACCTCCATGTATCTCTTCTACCAGTAACCGCTTAGACACCTTTTCTTATTTGTTCTAATGTGTTCTGATCTGTATTCTTCACTAATTTTACAATTAATTCTTTTGCCGCTGCATAATCATCAATATGAATAATGGAAGCTGCTGTATGAATGTAACGAGAACAAATACCAATTACCGCTGAAGGTACCCCGTCCCCTGACATATGCACACGTCCTGCATCCGTACCACCTTGCGAGATGAAATATTGGTATGGAATATTATGTGTTTCAGCAGTATCTAAAATAAATTCACGCATGCCGCGGTGAGTCACCATCGTCCGATCTAAAATACGAAGAAGTGCTCCTTTTCCAAGGTGACCAAACGCATCTTTTCCGCCTGTCGCATCATTTGCTGGACTCGCATCTAGCGCATAAAAAATATCAGGCTTTATCATTTGAGCAGAAGTCTGAGCTCCTCTTAGTCCAACCTCTTCTTGAACCGTAGCTCCTGAATAAAGCGTATTAGGAAGCTTTTCATTTTGTAGTTCTTTTAACAGCTCTATGGAAAGGCCTACCCCGTAACGATTATCCCATGCTTTTGCTAAGATTTTTTTATCGTTTGCCATAGGTGTAAACGGGCAAACCGGTACAATTTGCTGACCTGGCTTAATTCCTATTTTCTTAGCATCCTCTTTATCATCTGCACCAATATCGATATACATATGTTTAATTTCCATTGGCTTCTTACGTTGAGATTCCTCTAGAAGATGAGGCGGTGTTGAGCCTATGACTCCGATAACCGGACCCGCATCAGTCATAATCTGCACTCGCTGCGCAAGCAGCACTTGGCTCCACCAGCCGCCTAATGTTTGAAAGCGAATTAAGCCTTTATCATTAATAGATGTGACCATAAATCCAACTTCATCCATATGACCAGCTACCATAACCTTAGGACCTTCCGCGGCTCCCTTTTTCACACCAAAAATACTGCCTAGACGATCTTGCACAATGTCATCAGAATATTTCTCAAGCTCCCCCCGTACAAACTTACGAACATCGTGTTCAAATCCAGGGGCTCCTTGTAATTCTGTTAACGTTTTAAACATAGTAAGCGTTTCTTGATTCATGACAAGCTCCTTTCGATTCCCGAAAAATATATGTACATATTTATTTTATCTGAATCCTCTAGCAATTGCTACTTTGCCTAAATAAAACCTTCTTTTAAAAAAATGAATAAACAATGACTCATCTTATTTAAATTGGAAAACGACAGAAAGTTTCTGTATACTATATCTAGTCTTAGTTGTTTTGAAAAAGTTAATGCTTCCTGAATATCACCTGACAAATCTAACGTAAGTGTGAAAGGATGATCATGATGAGTATAAAACGTTTTGCATTAGGAGTCGGCATTGGCGTTGTTGCAGGGTACTTCCTACGTCCAAGCCTTGAAGCAGAAAAAGTATCACCTGAGAAAGCATTAAAAGAAGTGAAGAAAACCGTTTCGTCTACTCATGCCATATCAGGATCATGGATTCATATGATTCCTGAAACAGTAGAAAGAGAAAATGTACGTGTGGAAGTATATCGTGGAGGAATTTCTACGACAACTGAATCGGGTACAGTACAATTCGAATTTCTAGCTGATACTAAGACTGGTACATTACTCGAGTTAAAAGCAGCATAAATTAAAGAATGAGACTGGGACTTAGTTGTTTAACGAATGAGAAGGCAATGGGGCGAGTGCATATACACCGCTCCTGAAATATACTACGCTAAATTAGCGTATTGTTCCCTCATCAGATAAACACTTGCTTTTGTCCCAGCCTCTATTTATTAGCTTGAATAAACGTATTGCTCACGTTCAATTGTCTCGACTATTTCTCCGTTTTCATTCCACTTTACCGCACGATATTTATAATCATGGTAGAACAGATACCACGCGTCTTTTTCTTTACCGTGCGTTTGCCATTTCTGTTTATTGAAAATAGAATCCATTGGAAAATCATCATACGCGAGCACCCAAAGAGGATTGGCATGAGCATGAGTCGGCATAATATCGGCTAAGTGAATAAATGTCTCCCCTCCATGTTCTAACACCAAGATACAGTGTCCAGCACTATGACCGCCTGTATGGACTAATTTCACTCCCGGGATTGGCTCAATTTCTTCCTTGAACGTCTTTACCTGCTGTTCAATCGGCTTCCAATTTTGTTCCCAATATGTATTTTGAGAGCGAACATTCGGATTTTTCATTTCATTCCATTCTGTTTCTGAAGTATAAATGACAGCGTTCTCAAAAGTAGGCACCCATTGACCATCATCTTCCTTCGCAAGTCCTGATGCATGATCAAAGTGCATATGCGTCATAAGAACAATATCAATATCAGCTGTCGTCAAACCTAAATCTTTTAAATTACCTTCAATAGAGGATTCTTCTTTAATTCCATAATTACGCTTTTGCTTATCTGAAAAACGACCATTTCCAATTCCTGATTCCATCAGAATGTTTTTCCCATCCTTTT carries:
- the murC gene encoding UDP-N-acetylmuramate--L-alanine ligase, encoding MTKYHFIGIKGSGMSALAQILHDMKKNVQGSDVAKQFFTQRPLEQKGISLLEFNRDNIEEDQHVIVSAAYGEDHEEVARAKEIGIPVDQYPHFLGDFIQQFTSVAVTGCHGKTSTTGLLSHVLGSAFPTSYLIGDGTGKGEEDSKYFVFEACEYRRHFLNYKPDYCIMTNIDFDHPDYFKDVDDVFEAFSEMAMQVKKAIVACGDDQYLQGIHANVPVVFYGFSEQNDFQARSVEVTDKGTKFDVYVRNNLYGTFTIPGYGNHNVLNALAVIALCHYENVPAEVLEEHLKTFQGVKRRFTEKKVGSQILIDDYAHHPTEIAATVDSAKKKYQDHEVVAIFQPHTFTRTKTFLNEFAEALKLADHVYLCDIFGSAREQAGSLTIQDLQELIPQSQLITEEDVERLKEHENSTLLFMGAGDIQKFQKAYENTLN
- a CDS encoding nicotinate phosphoribosyltransferase yields the protein MKEIELKMQGEIKRLTNQTFKFDERIHEGWFSAVYFLKTREIVEKYHSDNIVTMQFFQKEHAILCGTDEVIALIKTFAKNADELEIRSLKDGDKIKPFETVLTIKGPYQNFGYLEGIIDGIFARRTSVATNVYNVVKAARKSGVQKPVIFMGDRDDHFTQQSGDGYAAYIGGSKAQATHAMNEWWGKQGMGTMPHALIQLFRGDVVEATKAYKAEFPEDELMALVDYNNDVITDSLKVAREFGEELKGVRVDTSRTMVDQYFCRNPEVMGAFDPRGANPVLLFALREALDKEGFNHVKIVATGGFNAERIESYEEQGVPIDIYGVGGSLLKIHIGFTGDNVLLNGEHEAKAGRRYRDNPRLELVD
- a CDS encoding DNA translocase FtsK — translated: MDTLKQWIKKIQGALSGGEETDNTSIKSDKQTTEDHPSQAAQNSKRSFGYIESGQRESEPRMVYQYPKPGKFRFPLIEDENQERERSVSDTEHSPRKTFRQAEQEQPENKRTRRTERVSQERHQPSQIKVDKKIEEKAMERTQGNSQGNTQGYTPSFPQSKKEFKPTSIPSPVYGFKERKKNMLEDESLLSSLPGYGKVIEPKRPSVTMEKQLEVFLKAENLRNSQVAATVLDQIAEKSSESTPQDDSATEKSTILDSIPDKVDVHVRNDLLSIEDDDAETVNEAITQTVNEPLDEQIPEHNLQSDPSDVQKTATDFKEDLPHIEEKPVGSPFQETVEPASVVETIEEDKDDEAEAFKTETADEVISSSQVTEPVEQNEVSYENVPNQIETIQTGESIQDSLDEEVVVEEKTEVKSNQAAARSKPKESIPFNVMMLPQDKKPKKVQPQQVTVQSEYNHPSIQLLKYPQHQEEQDSEWLQEQAEILEETLLSFNVDAKVVNVTKGPSVTRYEIQPARGVKVNKVTSLTDDMKLALAAKDIRIEAPIPGKNTIGIEVPNKVSKPVFLREILRRDVFIKPESPLTVALGLDISGQPIVTDLRKMPHGLVAGATGSGKSVCINSVLISLLYKANPDEVKLLLIDPKMVELAPYNKLPHLVTPVITDAKQATAALKWVVGEMERRYELFSQQGVRDVTRYNELYSESKDKPALPYMIVVIDELADLMMVSPQDVEDSICRIAQKARACGIHLLLATQRPSVDVITGLIKANIPTRIAFSVSSQTDSRTILDMSGAERLLGRGDMLFHENGAPKPVRVQGTFVSDEEIEDVLAFVKKQREPEYLFAPEQLKKMQSSAEQDDDLLEEACYFVIQQGGASASSLQRRFRVGYNRAARLIDMMEDMGVISEAMGSKPRHILVDEIELEERLYPNR
- a CDS encoding DUF1444 domain-containing protein, with protein sequence MELREFRKMVEEKLKRDDRSITYNHKESTLRITKSKTNKGVTLSLKPLLAKWEREEYASIDEVIRYIEVGLATMDKRPSLKGNENKIFPVIRSTSFHDETKEGISLLFEEHTAETRVYYAIDLGEAYTLIDEEMVRESGLTAEKIREMSRFNLRSLPQPMKEDVVAGNTFYFLRAKDGYDASRVLDPSLLEKMAKKVTGQLAVAIPHQDVLIMADIQNDSGYDVLAQIALQFFGEGRVPVTALPFMYEDGELEPTFILAQKKPKQPQSPKE
- a CDS encoding thioredoxin family protein; translated protein: MEKLTNVEQFNKLVENETVVFMFSADWCPDCRVIEPILPRIEADFPSFSFYYVDRDEFIDLCQEHMVMGIPSFLAFSNGKEVDRFVSKDRKTEEEIIEFLTRAEANSY
- a CDS encoding PTS transporter subunit IIC, which produces MQNFLKRKGIELHWKTYVITGLSHMALGLFASLIIGLIIRTVGEQTGLEFLIEIGALAMSLTGPAIGAAVAYGLGAPRLVLFAALISGAAGFQLGGPAGSFVAAVIATELGKMVSGETKIDIIITPLVTILSGFTIASLIGPGIDAGMTQLGSLIMWATEQQPILMGIIIATLMGLALTAPISSAALAIMLGLEGIAAGAATVGCAAQMVGFAVSSYRENRWSGLIALGLGTSMLQIANIVRHPLILIPPTVAGAILAPFATTMFGLTNNPAGAGMGTSGLVGPIMTFTDMGFSYQTALSVVLLYFILPALISLGISEWMRKAGYIKMGEMKIEQS
- a CDS encoding YtoQ family protein, which produces MELNVYLAGEIHSAWRQDLKEAAKNRNLPLHFTGPMENHDRSDDIGEEILGKMPTSILKDEAASSINNLRTQILLQKADVVIALFGETYKQWNSAMDAATAIALQKPLILIRPEKLHHPLKELANKAQVVVETPEQAIQALSYVFEEE
- a CDS encoding DUF84 family protein; the encoded protein is MKLAIGTKNPAKVHAVMDTLIREPLEFISIDAPSGVSAQPFSEEETLEGAINRAKFALSEAGSKIAVGLEGGVCETPNGIMLCNWGALTDHLGGVWIASGAKIPLPSNVERKLKEGYELGVIMSELMQDPHIRHKEGAVGVFTSGMLTRKEMFSHIVRLLYGQYQFDRPSYSH
- a CDS encoding M42 family metallopeptidase; protein product: MNQETLTMFKTLTELQGAPGFEHDVRKFVRGELEKYSDDIVQDRLGSIFGVKKGAAEGPKVMVAGHMDEVGFMVTSINDKGLIRFQTLGGWWSQVLLAQRVQIMTDAGPVIGVIGSTPPHLLEESQRKKPMEIKHMYIDIGADDKEDAKKIGIKPGQQIVPVCPFTPMANDKKILAKAWDNRYGVGLSIELLKELQNEKLPNTLYSGATVQEEVGLRGAQTSAQMIKPDIFYALDASPANDATGGKDAFGHLGKGALLRILDRTMVTHRGMREFILDTAETHNIPYQYFISQGGTDAGRVHMSGDGVPSAVIGICSRYIHTAASIIHIDDYAAAKELIVKLVKNTDQNTLEQIRKGV
- a CDS encoding PepSY domain-containing protein; this encodes MMSIKRFALGVGIGVVAGYFLRPSLEAEKVSPEKALKEVKKTVSSTHAISGSWIHMIPETVERENVRVEVYRGGISTTTESGTVQFEFLADTKTGTLLELKAA
- a CDS encoding YtnP family quorum-quenching lactonase, with the translated sequence MENLERDGMKMTWLNGGVTHMDGGAMFGVVPKPLWSRKYPHNENNQIELRTDPILIQKDGKNILMESGIGNGRFSDKQKRNYGIKEESSIEGNLKDLGLTTADIDIVLMTHMHFDHASGLAKEDDGQWVPTFENAVIYTSETEWNEMKNPNVRSQNTYWEQNWKPIEQQVKTFKEEIEPIPGVKLVHTGGHSAGHCILVLEHGGETFIHLADIMPTHAHANPLWVLAYDDFPMDSIFNKQKWQTHGKEKDAWYLFYHDYKYRAVKWNENGEIVETIEREQYVYSS